A DNA window from Candidatus Thermoplasmatota archaeon contains the following coding sequences:
- a CDS encoding cysteine synthase family protein has product MSLTHSDETERTLLAAPDVLALVGATPLVRLHRVVPEGAARVWAKCEFLNPGGSAKDRIGLALLEAAEASGKLRPGGTVVEASSGNTAVALAQACAVRGYRLVITLPAKMSEEKRRLVKAYGAELIVTPNAEPGSRDHYIEVAKRVARERGGVYLDQFGNPANARAHELTTGPEIVRALGGRVDAVVAGAGTGGTLTGVARAVKRANPNALIVCNDPEGSVISGGEAAAYKVEGIGDDFIPKGLDQNLIDRYEVVSDRESFVWARRLAREEGLLVGGSSGSAVAAAVRVAKGLPADANVVAILADTGRNYLSKFHNDIWLKENGFADLVEEPLAAPVRVLVKEAA; this is encoded by the coding sequence ATGTCTCTCACGCATTCCGACGAAACCGAGCGCACCCTCCTTGCGGCCCCCGACGTCCTCGCGCTCGTCGGCGCCACGCCCCTCGTGCGGCTCCACCGCGTCGTCCCCGAGGGCGCGGCCCGCGTCTGGGCGAAGTGCGAATTCCTGAACCCCGGGGGCAGCGCGAAGGACCGGATCGGCCTCGCGCTCCTCGAGGCGGCGGAGGCGAGCGGGAAGCTGCGCCCCGGCGGCACCGTCGTCGAGGCCTCCTCCGGCAACACGGCCGTCGCGCTCGCGCAGGCGTGCGCGGTGCGGGGCTACCGGCTCGTCATCACGCTCCCCGCCAAGATGAGCGAGGAGAAGCGCCGGCTCGTCAAGGCCTACGGCGCGGAGCTCATCGTCACGCCGAATGCCGAACCCGGGTCGCGCGACCACTACATCGAGGTCGCGAAGCGCGTCGCGCGCGAGCGGGGCGGCGTGTACCTCGACCAGTTCGGCAACCCCGCGAACGCGCGCGCGCACGAACTCACCACGGGCCCGGAGATCGTGCGCGCGCTCGGCGGGCGTGTCGACGCGGTCGTCGCGGGCGCCGGCACGGGCGGCACGCTCACGGGCGTCGCGCGGGCCGTGAAGCGCGCGAACCCGAACGCGCTCATCGTGTGCAACGACCCCGAAGGCAGCGTCATCAGCGGCGGCGAAGCGGCCGCCTACAAGGTCGAGGGCATCGGCGACGACTTCATCCCGAAGGGCCTCGACCAGAACCTCATCGACCGCTACGAGGTCGTGAGCGACCGCGAGTCGTTCGTCTGGGCGCGTCGCCTCGCGCGCGAAGAGGGGCTCCTCGTCGGCGGCTCCTCGGGCTCGGCCGTCGCGGCAGCGGTGCGCGTCGCGAAGGGCCTTCCCGCGGACGCGAACGTGGTCGCGATCCTCGCGGACACGGGCCGCAACTACCTCTCGAAGTTCCACAACGACATCTGGCTCAAGGAGAACGGCTTCGCGGATCTCGTCGAGGAGCCGCTCGCGGCGCCCGTGCGCGTCCTCGTGAAGGAGGCGGCCTGA
- a CDS encoding PLP-dependent aspartate aminotransferase family protein — MASLVTRAVHAGRKPDGDTGAILTPIHQVTTYAQEDVGVHKGHTYSRASNPTVEALEIRLNSLEEGIGAVAFTSGMAAIDALFRASLSAGDHVVVSDVVYGGTVRLLRQVYARAGVTWSFVDASDPAAVARAITPATKLVLLESPGNPTLKLADIRGVAEVAHAKGVPVAVDNTFLTPLGQRVFELGADISVHSTTKYLEGHNSTIGGAVIVKSDAALLEQLKLIRKTAGSNQAPFEAWLTLRGIKTLALRLDAVSSSAQAIAEYLEQSPGVAKVHYPGLASFPQRDLAERQQLVTGGILAFELDGGYEAALRFVKGLEWITLAENLGAAESLLTHPASMTHAALTREEREALGITDGLLRLSVGLEAVEDLVADLESALARARAEVLRERDPFKPLH; from the coding sequence ATGGCGTCCCTCGTCACGCGCGCGGTGCACGCGGGCCGCAAGCCCGACGGCGACACGGGCGCGATCCTGACGCCGATCCACCAGGTCACGACCTACGCCCAGGAGGACGTCGGCGTCCACAAGGGCCACACGTACTCGCGCGCCTCGAATCCGACGGTCGAGGCGCTCGAGATCAGGCTGAACAGTCTGGAAGAGGGCATCGGCGCGGTGGCCTTCACCTCTGGCATGGCCGCGATCGATGCCCTCTTCCGGGCCTCCCTCTCCGCGGGCGACCATGTGGTCGTCTCGGACGTCGTCTACGGCGGCACCGTGCGGCTCCTGCGCCAGGTGTACGCCCGCGCGGGCGTCACGTGGTCGTTCGTGGACGCATCGGACCCCGCGGCCGTCGCCCGCGCCATCACGCCCGCGACGAAGCTCGTGCTCCTCGAGAGTCCGGGCAATCCGACGCTCAAGCTCGCGGACATCCGCGGCGTCGCGGAGGTCGCGCACGCGAAGGGCGTGCCGGTCGCGGTCGACAACACGTTCCTCACGCCGCTCGGGCAGCGCGTCTTCGAGCTCGGCGCGGACATCTCGGTCCACTCGACCACGAAGTACCTCGAGGGCCACAACTCGACGATCGGCGGCGCGGTCATCGTGAAGTCGGACGCTGCGCTCCTCGAGCAGCTCAAGCTGATCCGCAAGACGGCCGGCTCGAACCAGGCGCCCTTCGAGGCGTGGCTGACGCTTCGCGGCATCAAGACGCTCGCTCTCCGGCTCGACGCCGTTTCCTCCTCCGCGCAGGCCATCGCCGAATACCTCGAGCAGTCGCCGGGCGTCGCGAAGGTGCACTATCCCGGCCTCGCCTCCTTCCCGCAGCGCGACCTCGCCGAGCGGCAGCAGCTCGTGACGGGCGGCATCCTCGCCTTCGAGCTCGACGGCGGCTACGAGGCCGCGCTCCGATTCGTGAAGGGGCTTGAATGGATCACGCTCGCGGAGAACCTCGGCGCGGCGGAATCGCTCCTCACGCACCCCGCGAGCATGACGCACGCGGCGCTCACCCGCGAAGAGCGGGAGGCTCTCGGCATCACCGACGGCCTCCTCCGGCTCTCGGTGGGGCTCGAAGCCGTCGAGGATCTCGTCGCGGATCTCGAAAGCGCGCTCGCGCGCGCCCGCGCCGAGGTTCTCCGCGAGCGTGATCCATTCAAGCCCCTTCAC